Proteins from a genomic interval of Zonotrichia leucophrys gambelii isolate GWCS_2022_RI chromosome 5, RI_Zleu_2.0, whole genome shotgun sequence:
- the PSMC1 gene encoding 26S proteasome regulatory subunit 4 translates to MGQSQSGGHGPGGSKKDDKDKKKKYEPPVPTRVGKKKKKTKGPDAASKLPLVTPHTQCRLKLLKLERIKDYLLMEEEFIRNQEQMKPLEEKQEEERSKVDDLRGTPMSVGTLEEIIDDNHAIVSTSVGSEHYVSILSFVDKDLLEPGCSVLLNHKVHAVIGVLMDDTDPLVTVMKVEKAPQETYADIGGLDNQIQEIKESVELPLTHPEYYEEMGIKPPKGVILYGPPGTGKTLLAKAVANQTSATFLRVVGSELIQKYLGDGPKLVRELFRVAEEHAPSIVFIDEIDAIGTKRYDSNSGGEREIQRTMLELLNQLDGFDSRGDVKVIMATNRIETLDPALIRPGRIDRKIEFPLPDEKTKKRIFQIHTSRMTLADDVTLDELIMAKDDLSGADIKAICTEAGLMALRERRMKVTNEDFKKSKENVLYKKQEGTPEGLYL, encoded by the exons gacaagaagaagaaatatgaaCCTCCAGTTCCAACCAgagtggggaaaaagaaaaagaagaccaAGGGACCAGATGCTGCCAGCAAACTCCCTCTGG TGACTCCCCACACACAGTGCAGACTCAAGTTGTTGAAATTGGAGAGAATTAAAGATTACCTCTTAATGGAGGAAGAGTTTATCAGAAATCAAGAACAGATGAAAcctttggaagaaaaacaagag GAGGAAAGGTCCAAGGTGGATGACCTGAGAGGAACACCGATGTCCGTGGGTACCTTGGAGGAGATCATTGATGACAACCACGCCATCGTGTCCACGTCTGTGGGATCAGAGCACTATGTCAGTATTCTGTCTTTTGTGGACAAGGACCTGCTagagccaggctgctctgttttgctAAATCATAAG GTTCATGCTGTGATAGGAGTCCTGATGGATGACACAGACCCTCTAGTGACTGTGATGAAAGTAGAGAAAGCTCCTCAAGAAACCTACGCTGACATTGGTGGCCTTGACAACCAAATTCAAGAAATCAAG gAGTCTGTGGAGCTTCCTCTCACCCACCCTGAATATTATGAAGAGATGGGAATAAAGCCACCCAAAGGAGTCATTCTGTATGGCCCACCTGGCACAG GCAAAACTTTACTGGCCAAAGCGGTGGCAAACCAAACATCAGCAACGTTCCTGAGAGTGGTGGGCTCGGAGCTGATCCAGAAGTACCTGGGGGACGGCCCCAAGCTGGTGCGGGAGCTGTTCCGCGTGGCCGAGGAGCACGCGCCCTCCATCGTCTTCATCGACGAGATCGATGCCATCGGCACCAAGAG gtATGACTCCAATTCAGGGGGTGAGAGAGAGATCCAGCGCACGATGTTGGAGCTGCTGAACCAGCTGGATGGGTTTGACTCTCGGGGGGATGTTAAAGTTATCATGGCCACCAACAGAATAGAAACACTGGACCCAGCTTTAATTAGACCAG GACGGATTGACAGGAAAATAGAGTTCCCTCTGCCTGATGAAAAGACGAAGAAACGAATCTTTCAGATTCACACGAGCAGGATGACCTTGGCAGATGATGTGACTTTGGATGAGTTGATTATGGCAAAAGATGATCTCAGTGGTGCAGATATTAAG GCAATTTGTACAGAAGCTGGATTGATGGCTTTGAGGGAGCGGAGAATGAAAGTAACGAATGAAGATTTCAAAAAGTCTAAAGAGAATGTTCTCTATAAAAAGCAAGAGGGAACCCCTGAGGGATTGTATCTTTAA